One Eubacteriales bacterium mix99 genomic window carries:
- the ytxC gene encoding putative sporulation protein YtxC, translated as MQLLSIGVEERDMSGKEALFRKAQIRKPDGLDIEEKKAGDLLFLNYTSCQDYDSVTIKSVQDKLHQYVADTVSEIILEDLQSEMVEKIIRDEYFYFEQEERNKILRDAMAIMWGGNPTVRSEVIRSRWRSRVWKRIMEHLEDNDELVLEGFIRFRMKDFTCELEEAVDRAVDDLLIEKEYREFIKLLRYFVEIQEPKVDEVHVQLGEDKKYILLDSSLHVINNDMLEDLAREISDKEISHDDLLISSLITIAPRKITIHQCDRIKNTELLNTISNVFCGKVTISKEGVLPKQ; from the coding sequence ATGCAGCTTTTATCCATCGGGGTGGAAGAACGGGATATGAGCGGAAAGGAAGCGTTGTTCCGGAAAGCTCAGATCCGCAAGCCGGATGGACTGGATATCGAAGAAAAAAAAGCAGGGGATCTTTTATTCCTTAACTATACCAGCTGCCAGGATTATGACAGCGTCACCATAAAGTCGGTCCAGGATAAACTGCACCAATATGTTGCCGATACCGTATCTGAAATCATTTTGGAGGATTTGCAGTCTGAGATGGTGGAAAAGATTATCCGGGATGAATATTTTTATTTTGAGCAGGAGGAGCGCAACAAGATACTTCGGGATGCCATGGCGATTATGTGGGGCGGAAACCCCACGGTTCGTTCCGAAGTGATCCGAAGCAGATGGCGCAGCCGGGTATGGAAACGTATCATGGAGCATCTGGAGGACAATGATGAACTGGTGCTGGAAGGGTTTATCCGGTTTCGAATGAAGGATTTTACCTGCGAGCTGGAGGAAGCAGTGGATCGGGCAGTGGATGACCTGCTGATCGAAAAAGAGTACAGGGAGTTTATTAAGTTGCTTCGATATTTTGTGGAAATACAGGAGCCTAAGGTGGATGAAGTTCATGTTCAGCTGGGAGAAGATAAAAAATATATATTGCTGGATTCCAGTCTTCATGTCATCAACAACGATATGCTGGAAGATTTGGCAAGGGAAATTTCCGACAAGGAAATCAGTCACGATGATCTGCTGATCAGTTCGCTGATTACCATAGCGCCAAGAAAGATTACTATTCATCAGTGTGACCGGATCAAGAATACAGAGCTTTTGAATACCATCAGCAATGTTTTTTGCGGCAAAGTCACTATATCAAAGGAAGGTGTTCTGCCAAAGCAGTAA
- the hisC gene encoding histidinol-phosphate transaminase: MKEYLREDLRSLKPYRPVRGEFSLKMDANETPFPIPLEIRAQLASELLEENNYHRYPDPDADSLREKLAEDLKISRDSILIGNGSDELIRMVTNAFVDWGDAVLCPSPSFPVYSQCTRIAGGIAAEYPLGKEFCYDLGEMEQSMEEYEPKVIYIGSPNNPTGNIMPVPDIRKLARSFDGIVVVDEAYYEFCGESVISFIDQYPNLVVLRTFSHAMGIAGLRVGYLACNKNLAYGIQKIKPVFNVNCFSQRAAELIWQCREDREKQVREIRDAREWLFQALDGLRGVHPYPTKANFILFRVKNGALVYQRLLKKGILVRRFAGDPMLKDCLRVTIGRMEDNRYFLHSLAEILVDVEER; encoded by the coding sequence ATGAAGGAATATCTGCGTGAAGACCTCCGATCGTTGAAACCTTATCGTCCTGTAAGGGGAGAGTTTTCCCTGAAAATGGATGCCAATGAAACCCCTTTTCCAATCCCTCTGGAAATACGGGCGCAGCTGGCTTCTGAGCTGCTCGAAGAAAACAACTATCATCGATATCCCGACCCGGATGCAGATTCCCTGCGCGAGAAACTGGCGGAGGATCTGAAGATCAGCCGGGACAGTATCCTGATTGGCAACGGATCGGATGAGTTGATCCGGATGGTTACCAATGCCTTTGTGGACTGGGGAGATGCGGTATTGTGTCCTTCGCCTTCTTTCCCTGTGTACTCCCAATGTACGCGGATTGCAGGAGGAATTGCGGCGGAATATCCACTGGGCAAGGAATTCTGCTATGATTTGGGAGAGATGGAGCAGTCGATGGAGGAATATGAGCCGAAAGTGATTTATATCGGCTCTCCCAATAATCCGACCGGAAATATCATGCCGGTTCCGGATATCCGGAAGCTGGCCCGGAGCTTTGACGGGATTGTGGTGGTGGATGAAGCTTATTATGAGTTCTGTGGAGAGTCTGTGATTTCATTCATTGATCAATATCCCAATCTGGTGGTTTTGCGGACCTTTTCCCATGCCATGGGGATTGCAGGGCTGCGGGTCGGTTACCTGGCATGCAACAAAAACCTGGCGTATGGGATTCAAAAAATAAAGCCTGTGTTCAACGTCAACTGCTTTTCGCAACGGGCGGCGGAGCTCATATGGCAGTGCAGGGAGGACCGGGAGAAACAGGTACGGGAGATCCGGGATGCCAGGGAGTGGCTTTTTCAGGCGTTGGATGGGCTCCGGGGGGTTCATCCCTATCCCACCAAGGCAAATTTCATCCTGTTCAGGGTGAAAAACGGTGCTTTGGTTTATCAGCGCCTGCTGAAAAAGGGCATTTTGGTAAGACGGTTTGCCGGGGATCCGATGTTGAAGGATTGTTTACGGGTGACGATCGGCCGGATGGAGGACAACCGGTACTTTCTTCACAGTCTGGCGGAAATACTGGTGGACGTGGAGGAACGGTGA